The proteins below come from a single Terriglobia bacterium genomic window:
- a CDS encoding DUF503 domain-containing protein, with product MAIAFLTIELRIEAAHSLKDKRQVLRSLKDRLRASFNVSVAELDAADLWQRATVGVVSISGSRDYLRGLMEKVERSATRIANNAGAEITDSFIEYF from the coding sequence ATGGCGATAGCGTTCCTTACTATCGAACTTCGCATCGAAGCGGCGCACTCCCTTAAGGACAAGCGCCAGGTGCTGCGCAGCCTGAAAGACCGCCTGCGCGCCAGCTTCAACGTGTCGGTGGCGGAACTTGACGCGGCCGATCTTTGGCAGCGAGCGACCGTGGGTGTGGTAAGTATTTCCGGCTCGCGCGATTACCTGCGCGGCCTGATGGAAAAAGTGGAGCGCTCGGCCACCAGAATTGCCAATAATGCCGGAGCGGAAATCACCGATTCCTTCATCGAATACTTCTAG
- the argC gene encoding N-acetyl-gamma-glutamyl-phosphate reductase, with the protein MSAELQSAVVGATGYSGQELTRILFQHPRMRPPLLLARESDNGSATAEIISPVDGTTVPIHPFSWRLLHQRGVDLLFLATPHEVSRAWVPEAMERGLRVIDLSGAWRLRTHQYAAVYGFKDIGSPASEAVMDKALYGLPELCRAQLPDAQLVANPGCYPTSAILALAPLIEAGLLDVEHGVVCDSKSGVSGAGKSPTAETHFVETAENFRAYSAFTHRHAGEILEQLQLAPEQLTFSTHLLPIRRGILSSIYAHLKRVVTASELEELIRDFYASSPFVRIFAPPRLPEVQHSQHSNFCDIGWVLAPDGKRVMLVSCLDNLIKGAAGQAVQSMNLMYGWDEREGLIPVPATRSRFPRAAYVAAATQASYVAGTVH; encoded by the coding sequence ATGAGCGCAGAACTGCAATCCGCCGTCGTCGGCGCCACCGGGTATTCCGGGCAGGAGCTTACCCGCATCCTGTTTCAGCACCCGCGCATGAGACCGCCGCTGCTGCTCGCGCGGGAGAGCGACAACGGCAGCGCCACCGCCGAGATCATCTCGCCGGTGGACGGCACCACGGTGCCCATCCATCCTTTCTCCTGGCGGCTGCTGCACCAGCGCGGTGTTGACCTGCTGTTCCTGGCCACGCCGCACGAAGTTTCGCGCGCCTGGGTGCCGGAGGCAATGGAGCGCGGGCTGCGCGTGATTGACCTGAGCGGCGCGTGGCGGCTGCGCACCCACCAGTACGCCGCCGTGTACGGCTTCAAAGACATTGGCTCGCCCGCCTCCGAGGCGGTGATGGACAAGGCGCTATACGGGCTGCCGGAACTCTGCCGCGCCCAGCTGCCCGACGCGCAACTGGTCGCCAATCCCGGCTGCTATCCGACGTCGGCCATCCTGGCGCTGGCGCCGCTGATCGAAGCCGGGCTGCTCGACGTGGAGCACGGCGTGGTGTGCGATTCGAAATCCGGCGTCTCCGGCGCGGGCAAGTCGCCGACGGCGGAAACGCATTTCGTCGAGACCGCGGAAAATTTTCGCGCCTACTCGGCATTCACCCACCGGCACGCCGGCGAGATTTTGGAACAATTGCAACTCGCGCCCGAGCAACTGACGTTCAGCACGCACCTGCTGCCCATCCGCCGCGGGATTTTGTCGAGCATTTACGCCCACTTGAAGCGGGTGGTCACGGCATCGGAGTTGGAAGAGCTGATTCGCGACTTTTACGCGAGCAGCCCCTTCGTAAGGATTTTCGCGCCGCCGCGTCTGCCCGAGGTGCAGCACTCGCAGCACTCGAATTTTTGCGACATCGGTTGGGTGCTGGCGCCCGACGGCAAGCGCGTGATGCTGGTCTCCTGCCTCGACAACCTGATCAAGGGCGCGGCCGGGCAGGCGGTGCAGAGCATGAACCTGATGTACGGCTGGGACGAGCGCGAGGGACTGATCCCGGTACCGGCCACGCGCAGCCGCTTCCCGCGCGCTGCCTACGTAGCGGCGGCAACGCAGGCGAGCTACGTTGCGGGGACGGTCCATTGA
- the infB gene encoding translation initiation factor IF-2 has translation MVDTSKIRINDLARELEVKSKAILDVLPKVGVTEKKTHSSSISVEEAEKVRQHFEAENNGQGGAARAARARPDDIKTKVDLSHISKPGDVLKALQQKAHPAAPAAPRPTAVPPRAPEIAKPAIQTPAAKAPVAVPPPPKPAAPPEPVAAPPRLVKPAEAPVRPVYRAPEPPPAAEPEPEVEIPEVISEPIFAEVERPAASVSTPPVSAPPVAPPVAQAPPMHVAPPQAAHPKPPAAPPRRVIVPQTGPRPVYTAPPQADRPAASTPRPAPGRPVPGQPIFQRPRPAAPGSRPPLRPGERRPMHPTRQSPTGARPLGVGPGAPAAPPSGRPAGRPAPSRRPGQRYVPRGVKEGPMKGFVPPPRLTISNEPLPITREITITEGISVKDLAEKLGIRAKDLITRLLARGVFATVNQTLDANLAGDMARQFGADTNIITFEQQAAAEVAQAEAATADQGSVGAVPRSPVVTIMGHVDHGKTTLLDSIRHANVAEGEAGGITQHIGAYKVTITDTNSPAYGRQIVFIDTPGHEAFTRMRARGAKVTDIVVLVVAADDGVMPQTLEAIDHAKAAEVPIIVAVNKIDKPDALPERVKKQLADRGLMPEDWGGTTVFVDVSAKQKKNLNLLMEMICLVADLQELKANPERSATGTVMEAKLDRGRGSVATVLVADGTLRTGDNFVVGNTFGKVRAMFDDRANALEEAPPSTPVELLGLEGLPQAGDQFVVVADREKARGISEYREQKAREAALAKSSRVSLEGLAEQLKTAGIKDLNVILKADVQGSVEVLSDLLAKQSTDLVKVKLLHSGVGAITETDVLLASASNAIIIGFSVRPERKASEIAEQEKVDIRLHSIIYELQDEIRKAITGMLEPVIKETYHGRAEVRDTFRIPKVGTVAGCFVQDGIIKRDSEVRLLRDNVVVFKGKISSLRRFKEDASEVHNGLECGIAIQNYGDVKVGDVIEAFVTERVAAEMTA, from the coding sequence ATGGTAGACACCTCTAAGATTCGAATCAACGACCTGGCCAGGGAACTGGAAGTCAAGAGCAAGGCGATTCTCGATGTTCTGCCGAAGGTTGGCGTCACCGAAAAGAAAACGCATTCCAGTTCCATCTCCGTCGAAGAAGCGGAAAAAGTGCGCCAGCACTTTGAAGCGGAGAACAACGGGCAGGGCGGTGCGGCGCGTGCCGCACGCGCGCGGCCGGACGACATCAAGACCAAGGTTGATCTCTCGCACATCTCCAAGCCCGGCGATGTTCTGAAGGCGCTGCAGCAAAAAGCGCACCCCGCCGCCCCGGCTGCGCCGCGTCCCACGGCGGTTCCGCCGCGCGCTCCCGAGATTGCGAAGCCTGCCATCCAGACCCCGGCCGCCAAAGCGCCGGTCGCAGTGCCTCCGCCGCCGAAGCCGGCCGCGCCGCCCGAGCCGGTGGCGGCGCCGCCGCGTTTGGTGAAGCCTGCCGAGGCCCCGGTGCGCCCGGTCTACCGCGCTCCGGAACCGCCGCCGGCGGCGGAACCGGAGCCTGAGGTTGAAATTCCGGAAGTCATCTCCGAGCCCATCTTTGCCGAAGTAGAAAGGCCCGCTGCCTCTGTGTCCACGCCACCCGTAAGCGCTCCTCCAGTTGCGCCGCCTGTCGCCCAGGCTCCGCCGATGCACGTTGCGCCGCCACAAGCCGCGCACCCGAAGCCGCCGGCTGCACCGCCGCGGCGTGTCATCGTTCCGCAGACCGGCCCGCGCCCGGTTTACACCGCGCCGCCGCAGGCCGACCGGCCCGCGGCCAGCACTCCGCGCCCTGCGCCCGGCCGCCCGGTGCCCGGTCAACCGATTTTCCAGCGTCCGCGTCCCGCCGCGCCGGGATCGCGTCCGCCGCTGCGTCCGGGCGAACGCCGCCCGATGCATCCCACGCGCCAGTCTCCTACCGGTGCGCGTCCCCTGGGCGTTGGCCCGGGTGCTCCCGCCGCGCCGCCGAGCGGACGTCCCGCGGGACGTCCCGCGCCCTCGCGCCGTCCCGGTCAGCGCTACGTTCCTCGCGGGGTGAAGGAAGGCCCGATGAAGGGCTTCGTGCCTCCGCCGCGGCTGACGATTTCCAACGAGCCGCTGCCCATCACGCGCGAGATCACGATCACCGAAGGCATCAGCGTGAAGGACCTGGCGGAGAAGCTCGGCATTCGCGCCAAGGACCTGATCACGCGCCTGCTCGCGCGCGGCGTCTTCGCCACCGTGAACCAGACGCTGGACGCCAACCTGGCCGGCGACATGGCCCGGCAGTTCGGCGCCGACACCAACATCATCACCTTCGAGCAGCAGGCCGCCGCCGAGGTTGCGCAGGCCGAAGCCGCCACCGCCGACCAGGGCAGCGTCGGCGCCGTGCCGCGTTCCCCGGTGGTCACCATCATGGGCCACGTGGACCATGGCAAGACTACGCTGCTGGATTCCATCCGCCACGCCAATGTCGCCGAAGGCGAGGCCGGCGGCATCACTCAGCACATCGGCGCCTACAAGGTCACCATCACCGACACCAACTCGCCTGCGTATGGCCGCCAGATCGTGTTCATCGACACGCCCGGCCACGAGGCCTTCACCCGCATGCGCGCCCGCGGCGCCAAGGTCACCGATATTGTCGTGCTGGTGGTCGCCGCCGATGACGGCGTCATGCCCCAGACGCTGGAGGCCATTGACCACGCCAAGGCCGCCGAAGTGCCCATCATCGTGGCGGTCAACAAGATCGATAAGCCCGACGCCTTGCCCGAGCGCGTCAAGAAGCAACTGGCGGATCGCGGCCTGATGCCGGAAGACTGGGGCGGCACCACGGTTTTCGTGGACGTCTCCGCCAAGCAGAAGAAGAACCTGAATCTGCTGATGGAGATGATCTGCCTGGTCGCCGACCTGCAGGAACTGAAGGCCAATCCCGAGCGTTCCGCCACCGGCACGGTGATGGAGGCCAAGCTCGACCGCGGCCGCGGCAGCGTGGCCACCGTGCTGGTCGCCGACGGTACGCTGCGCACCGGCGACAACTTTGTCGTCGGCAACACCTTTGGCAAGGTCCGCGCCATGTTCGACGATCGGGCGAACGCGCTCGAGGAAGCGCCGCCTTCGACGCCGGTCGAACTGCTCGGCTTGGAAGGCCTGCCGCAGGCGGGCGACCAGTTCGTGGTGGTCGCCGATCGCGAAAAAGCCCGCGGCATCTCCGAGTACCGCGAGCAGAAGGCGCGCGAAGCCGCGCTGGCCAAGAGCTCGCGCGTCTCGCTGGAAGGACTGGCCGAGCAGCTCAAGACCGCCGGCATCAAGGACCTCAACGTCATCCTCAAGGCCGACGTGCAGGGCTCCGTCGAAGTCCTGAGCGACCTGCTCGCCAAGCAGTCCACCGACCTGGTGAAGGTGAAGCTTCTGCACAGCGGCGTCGGCGCCATCACCGAAACCGACGTGCTGCTGGCCTCGGCGTCGAACGCCATCATCATCGGCTTCAGCGTCCGGCCGGAACGCAAGGCCTCGGAAATCGCCGAGCAGGAGAAGGTGGACATCCGCCTGCACTCCATCATCTACGAGCTGCAGGACGAAATCCGCAAGGCCATCACCGGCATGCTGGAGCCGGTCATCAAGGAGACCTACCATGGGCGCGCCGAGGTGCGCGACACCTTCCGCATCCCGAAGGTCGGCACGGTCGCCGGATGCTTCGTGCAGGACGGCATCATCAAGCGCGATTCCGAGGTCCGGCTGCTGCGCGACAACGTGGTCGTCTTCAAGGGCAAGATTTCCTCGCTGCGCCGCTTCAAGGAAGACGCCTCCGAGGTGCATAACGGCCTGGAATGCGGCATCGCCATCCAGAATTACGGCGACGTCAAAGTCGGCGACGTCATCGAGGCCTTTGTCACCGAGCGCGTGGCCGCGGAGATGACGGCGTAG
- the nusA gene encoding transcription termination factor NusA: MASELFNTIDALSREKGIDPQIVVSAVEDAIVVATRKYYKTQENLRAELDKDTGQIRAFVVKQVVESAAQIEDATNQITIDDARRLDPKAEVGGELRIPKATDVLGRIAAQLAKQVIFQKVREAERDTVYNEYIGRVNEVVNATVKRVEGPDLIFDIGKAEARMPRKEQSRLESFAPGERVRAVITRVEKAAKGPQVIVSRAAPDLVQHLFQTEVPEIYDGTVVIRAIAREAGERTKIAVMSKDKDVDAVGACVGMKGMRVQSIIRELRGEKIDIIEYHEDAVTFAEKALQPAKVSRVTVLDTGEKHLEVIVDDSQLSLAIGKKGQNVRLAAKLLGWKIDIKSEEEKRQEVEQQMSALVGAQATPLSVVPDLGEGLLEKLTAAGVSTVEQLADMTPEQLEAIPGIGPKTVEKISIAVNNYFSSLETGEVPSAAPDLEASDELPVPGEQGAMPPDDVGPDAGGEAGDTEGLAQDSAASPQSASELVEEGQDLEAGTVSVVENVPPAGEAEVTTHDQQPDAENVPKDEQ; this comes from the coding sequence ATGGCAAGCGAGCTTTTCAACACCATTGACGCACTCAGCCGTGAGAAGGGCATCGACCCGCAGATTGTGGTCAGCGCGGTGGAAGACGCCATTGTGGTCGCCACCCGCAAGTACTACAAGACGCAGGAAAACTTGCGCGCCGAGCTGGACAAGGACACCGGCCAGATCCGCGCCTTCGTGGTCAAGCAGGTGGTGGAAAGCGCCGCGCAGATCGAAGATGCGACCAACCAGATCACGATTGATGACGCCCGCCGGCTCGATCCCAAAGCCGAGGTCGGCGGCGAGTTGCGCATTCCCAAAGCCACCGACGTGCTGGGCCGCATTGCCGCCCAACTGGCCAAACAAGTTATCTTCCAAAAAGTGCGCGAGGCCGAGCGCGACACGGTTTACAACGAGTACATCGGCCGCGTGAACGAGGTCGTCAACGCCACCGTCAAGCGCGTCGAAGGGCCGGACCTCATCTTTGATATCGGTAAAGCCGAAGCCCGCATGCCGCGCAAGGAGCAGTCGCGGCTGGAATCGTTCGCTCCCGGCGAGCGCGTCCGCGCCGTCATCACCCGCGTGGAAAAGGCCGCCAAGGGCCCGCAGGTGATCGTCTCGCGCGCCGCGCCCGACCTGGTGCAGCACCTTTTCCAGACCGAGGTGCCGGAAATCTACGACGGCACCGTGGTCATCCGCGCCATTGCGCGCGAAGCCGGCGAGCGCACCAAGATTGCGGTGATGTCGAAGGACAAGGACGTGGACGCCGTCGGCGCCTGCGTGGGCATGAAGGGCATGCGCGTGCAGTCCATCATTCGCGAGCTGCGCGGCGAGAAGATTGACATCATCGAGTACCACGAAGACGCGGTCACCTTCGCCGAAAAGGCCTTGCAGCCCGCCAAGGTCAGCCGCGTTACCGTGCTCGATACCGGCGAGAAGCACCTGGAAGTCATTGTGGACGACAGCCAGCTCTCGCTCGCCATCGGCAAGAAGGGGCAGAACGTTCGCCTGGCCGCCAAGCTGCTCGGCTGGAAGATTGATATCAAGAGCGAGGAAGAGAAGCGCCAGGAGGTCGAGCAGCAGATGTCGGCGCTGGTCGGAGCCCAGGCCACGCCGCTGTCGGTGGTGCCTGATCTCGGCGAGGGCCTGCTGGAGAAGCTGACGGCCGCCGGCGTTTCCACCGTCGAGCAGTTGGCCGACATGACGCCGGAGCAGCTCGAGGCCATTCCCGGCATCGGGCCCAAGACAGTGGAAAAAATCAGCATTGCGGTCAATAATTATTTTTCCAGCCTGGAAACCGGAGAGGTTCCGTCGGCCGCGCCCGATTTAGAAGCGTCTGACGAGCTCCCTGTCCCGGGCGAGCAGGGCGCCATGCCGCCGGACGATGTCGGCCCCGATGCCGGCGGTGAGGCAGGCGATACCGAGGGCTTGGCGCAGGATTCTGCCGCGTCACCGCAGAGCGCGAGCGAGTTGGTGGAAGAAGGCCAGGACCTGGAAGCGGGAACCGTCAGCGTGGTGGAGAACGTTCCTCCTGCCGGCGAGGCGGAAGTCACGACGCACGATCAGCAGCCTGACGCAGAGAATGTTCCCAAGGATGAGCAGTGA
- a CDS encoding DUF433 domain-containing protein, with translation MDWRQYITVEPDKMGGKPCIRGMRFTVYDVLDYLASGMTVDQILADFPYLTKDDIQAALAYIADMIRGTAHLPA, from the coding sequence GTGGATTGGCGTCAGTACATTACGGTGGAGCCCGACAAAATGGGTGGCAAACCGTGTATCCGCGGGATGCGATTCACGGTTTACGACGTGCTCGACTACCTTGCTTCCGGAATGACCGTCGACCAGATCTTGGCCGATTTCCCGTACCTGACTAAAGATGACATCCAGGCTGCGCTTGCGTATATCGCCGACATGATTCGCGGCACGGCCCATCTGCCAGCGTGA
- a CDS encoding bifunctional oligoribonuclease/PAP phosphatase NrnA codes for MGETLNAILAEIGRRDRFVLTSHARPDGDAIGSVLACCEILRRMGKQAEVVLNGAVPHIYRPLPFADSVINAQAINGHYEAAIVLECDSIQRANLEGLEKQFLINIDHHVSGQPFAHVNWIDPSACSTAELIYRLARAANVPICPNVATCLYTAVLTDTGAFCYVGTSERTFALAQELVRAGADPARIAQSIYFSVPTSKIRLLGAALSGLHRDGDLAWMAVNREQMERCGAIDEDCEGLVNYALGIEGVEVAVFFRELADRRWRVSLRSKGAVDVSHVAARFGGGGHFCASGCALDGPVSVAAERILAQLRLQRKSHESSSRATH; via the coding sequence GTGGGAGAGACGCTCAACGCGATTCTGGCGGAGATCGGACGGCGAGACCGCTTTGTCCTCACCTCCCATGCGCGCCCCGACGGCGATGCCATCGGCTCCGTGCTCGCCTGCTGCGAGATCCTCCGCCGCATGGGCAAGCAGGCGGAAGTCGTGCTCAACGGCGCCGTGCCGCACATCTACCGCCCGCTTCCTTTCGCCGATTCCGTCATCAACGCGCAGGCCATCAATGGCCACTACGAAGCCGCGATCGTGCTGGAGTGCGACAGCATCCAGCGCGCCAACCTGGAAGGACTGGAAAAACAGTTTCTCATCAACATTGATCACCACGTCAGCGGGCAGCCGTTTGCGCACGTCAACTGGATCGATCCCAGCGCCTGCTCCACCGCCGAGTTGATTTACCGGCTGGCGCGCGCCGCCAATGTGCCCATCTGCCCCAACGTCGCCACCTGCCTCTACACCGCCGTCCTCACCGACACCGGCGCGTTCTGCTACGTCGGCACCAGCGAACGGACCTTTGCCCTGGCGCAGGAGCTGGTGCGCGCCGGCGCCGATCCCGCGCGCATCGCGCAGAGTATTTATTTTTCCGTGCCCACGTCGAAGATTCGCCTGCTCGGCGCCGCGCTTTCCGGCCTGCATCGCGATGGCGACCTGGCATGGATGGCCGTCAATCGCGAACAAATGGAGCGCTGCGGTGCGATTGACGAAGATTGTGAAGGGCTGGTGAATTACGCCCTCGGAATCGAAGGCGTGGAGGTCGCGGTTTTCTTCCGCGAACTGGCCGACCGGCGCTGGCGCGTCAGCCTGCGCAGCAAAGGCGCGGTGGATGTCTCGCACGTCGCCGCCCGCTTCGGCGGCGGAGGCCACTTCTGCGCCAGCGGCTGCGCTCTCGACGGCCCCGTCTCCGTCGCCGCCGAACGCATCCTCGCCCAACTTCGACTCCAGCGCAAGTCCCACGAATCGAGCTCGCGCGCAACGCATTAG
- a CDS encoding DUF5615 family PIN-like protein: protein MKLLYDQNLSPVLVRRLQDLFPGSEHVFELGMGAAGDQAIAAYAKQNGFAVVTKDSDFLFHAHGRMQAKVIWLRLQNCSTAQVHDVLRRHAIRIQSFWDDTDATLLTIM, encoded by the coding sequence GTGAAGCTCCTTTACGATCAGAACCTCTCGCCTGTCCTGGTACGTCGATTGCAGGATCTGTTTCCTGGAAGTGAGCACGTGTTTGAACTCGGCATGGGCGCGGCAGGGGATCAGGCCATCGCCGCCTACGCAAAGCAGAATGGCTTTGCGGTGGTGACCAAAGACTCTGATTTCCTCTTTCATGCTCATGGCAGGATGCAGGCAAAGGTGATTTGGCTCCGCCTGCAAAACTGCAGCACGGCGCAGGTACATGATGTTCTGCGTCGTCACGCAATTCGTATTCAGAGTTTCTGGGACGATACGGACGCGACCCTGCTCACGATCATGTGA
- a CDS encoding aspartate aminotransferase family protein: MNLEAVARAEARLLLPTYDRKRVLFRRGQGCYLWDDRGRRYLDWLSGIGVCALGYNHPAVLAAIRKQAPRLVHISNLFYHDYQAALAERLARISGLDRAFFCNSGSEAIEGALKLARAYARLHNKNGSKAPWRFLAMENSFHGRTAGALAATATKKYREPFEPLLPGVRFVKFNNAADLEKKFDGSVCAVLLEPIQGEGGINPVTPEFFSLARKLAERHGALLIADEIQCGLGRTGEYFAFQKYGVTPDILALAKPLASGLPLGAIVTREHVAAAIKPGLHGTTFGGGPLACAVAITFLDTLQRENVIANVRRVGKYFREKLETVKRQHPSVVEARGIGLMLALQLGVPGKDVVDACLARGLVINCTHDTVLRFLPPFIITEKQVDEGMKLLDQALTEVESKNGSRVPHPSPGLARVGVTTGKKR; this comes from the coding sequence GTGAATCTCGAGGCGGTGGCACGGGCGGAAGCCAGACTTCTGCTGCCCACCTACGATCGTAAGCGCGTGCTGTTTCGCCGCGGCCAGGGTTGCTATCTCTGGGACGACCGTGGCCGGCGGTACCTGGATTGGCTCAGCGGGATCGGGGTGTGCGCGCTCGGCTACAACCACCCGGCGGTGCTGGCGGCCATCCGCAAGCAAGCGCCGCGATTGGTGCACATTTCCAATCTCTTTTACCACGACTATCAGGCCGCTTTGGCCGAGCGCCTGGCCAGGATCTCCGGCCTCGACCGCGCGTTTTTCTGCAACAGCGGCAGCGAGGCCATCGAGGGAGCGCTGAAGCTGGCGCGCGCCTACGCGCGACTCCATAACAAGAACGGAAGCAAGGCGCCGTGGCGGTTCCTCGCCATGGAAAATTCGTTCCATGGCCGCACCGCGGGCGCTCTGGCGGCAACCGCGACGAAAAAATATCGCGAGCCGTTCGAGCCCTTGCTGCCCGGCGTGCGCTTCGTCAAATTCAACAACGCCGCCGACCTGGAAAAGAAGTTCGATGGCAGCGTGTGCGCGGTCCTCCTCGAGCCCATCCAGGGCGAGGGCGGCATCAACCCGGTGACGCCGGAATTCTTTTCGCTTGCGCGCAAGCTGGCCGAGCGTCACGGCGCGCTGCTGATCGCCGATGAGATCCAATGCGGTCTGGGGCGCACCGGAGAATACTTCGCGTTCCAGAAATACGGCGTCACGCCCGACATTCTGGCTCTGGCAAAGCCGCTGGCGTCGGGCCTGCCGCTGGGCGCCATCGTGACCCGCGAACACGTCGCCGCCGCCATCAAGCCGGGCCTGCACGGCACCACCTTCGGCGGCGGGCCGCTGGCCTGCGCCGTGGCCATCACCTTCCTCGATACTTTGCAGCGCGAAAACGTGATCGCGAACGTGCGGCGAGTGGGAAAGTATTTTCGCGAGAAGCTGGAGACGGTGAAGCGGCAGCATCCCTCGGTGGTGGAGGCGCGCGGAATCGGACTGATGCTGGCGCTGCAACTGGGAGTCCCGGGAAAAGACGTGGTGGACGCCTGCCTGGCGCGCGGGCTGGTGATCAATTGCACGCACGACACGGTGCTGCGCTTCCTTCCGCCTTTCATCATTACGGAAAAACAGGTGGACGAGGGCATGAAGCTGCTCGACCAGGCGCTCACCGAAGTCGAATCGAAAAACGGATCGCGGGTGCCCCATCCTAGCCCGGGTTTGGCTAGGGTGGGTGTGACGACAGGCAAAAAACGCTAA
- a CDS encoding ribosome maturation factor RimP, which yields MAIELEHVRQIAERVTASQGLELVDVEFRGGGKARLLRLFIDKPGGVTHEDCAFVSRELGTILDVEDAIPGSYTLEVSSPGLDRKLVKAADYERFAGSRVRLSTCEPVEGSRHFEGRLQGLREGRVALEVGSKKAPAHAVEIELGNVERANLVPEF from the coding sequence ATGGCGATCGAGCTGGAGCACGTGCGGCAAATTGCCGAGCGCGTCACCGCATCCCAAGGTCTCGAACTGGTGGATGTCGAGTTCCGGGGCGGCGGCAAGGCCCGCCTGCTGCGCTTGTTCATTGATAAGCCGGGCGGGGTAACGCACGAGGATTGCGCATTCGTCAGCCGCGAGCTGGGGACCATCCTCGATGTCGAGGACGCGATCCCCGGTTCGTATACGCTGGAGGTTTCTTCGCCGGGGCTGGATCGCAAGCTGGTGAAGGCGGCTGATTACGAGCGCTTCGCCGGCAGCCGGGTTCGCCTGAGCACGTGCGAGCCGGTGGAGGGCAGCCGTCACTTTGAAGGACGGTTGCAGGGCCTGCGCGAGGGACGCGTCGCGCTGGAGGTAGGCAGCAAGAAGGCGCCGGCGCACGCGGTCGAGATCGAATTGGGCAACGTCGAACGGGCGAACCTGGTTCCGGAGTTCTGA
- the rbfA gene encoding 30S ribosome-binding factor RbfA → MEHRNAQHHYDRLGETLREEISAMIEGELTDPRIGLATVTDVRMSPDGKSAHVSVNVAGDDQEAEQTLEGLEAARNYIRHELLDRLRIRHAPDLFFHLDRSQQLETRIDELLRRLKKRSR, encoded by the coding sequence ATGGAACACCGCAACGCACAACATCATTACGATCGCCTCGGCGAGACCCTGCGCGAGGAGATCTCCGCCATGATCGAGGGCGAGCTCACCGACCCCCGTATCGGACTGGCCACGGTCACCGACGTCAGGATGTCGCCCGACGGCAAGTCCGCCCACGTCTCCGTCAACGTAGCGGGCGACGACCAAGAGGCGGAGCAGACCCTGGAGGGCTTGGAGGCCGCCCGTAACTATATCCGGCACGAGCTTTTGGACCGATTAAGGATTCGTCATGCGCCCGATCTGTTTTTTCATCTGGACAGGTCGCAACAGTTGGAGACTAGAATTGACGAGTTACTCCGGCGACTAAAGAAGCGGAGCAGGTAA
- the argB gene encoding acetylglutamate kinase — MRLVIKIGGALLDDATLVDRCARCVAGLVESGDQVAVVHGGGKALTRLLERLGKKSEFVHGLRVTDAETRDAALMVLAGGINKKLVGALGKLGQPAIGMCGGDGLSFRARKRVNGGTDLGFVGEISSVDPHWLNAIWNAGAVPVIASLALGADGEYYNINADQMAAACAVACQAARLAFLTDVNGVLDAYRCVIRVLPAHNIAVLREAGVITGGMLPKLEACERALAGGVASVHILPGAQMEALNQFARGEIQVGTELIA, encoded by the coding sequence TTGAGGCTGGTCATCAAAATTGGCGGCGCCCTGCTGGATGATGCCACCCTGGTGGACCGTTGCGCGCGCTGCGTTGCCGGCCTGGTCGAGAGCGGCGACCAGGTGGCGGTGGTGCATGGCGGTGGCAAAGCACTGACGCGGCTTCTGGAACGCCTGGGCAAGAAAAGCGAGTTCGTTCACGGCTTGCGCGTTACCGACGCCGAAACGCGCGATGCCGCGTTGATGGTGCTCGCCGGCGGGATCAACAAGAAACTTGTGGGCGCGCTGGGCAAGCTGGGACAGCCGGCGATCGGTATGTGCGGTGGCGACGGCCTCAGTTTCCGCGCTCGCAAGCGCGTCAACGGCGGCACGGACCTGGGATTCGTGGGCGAGATTTCGTCGGTGGATCCGCATTGGCTGAACGCGATCTGGAACGCCGGCGCGGTGCCGGTGATCGCCAGCCTGGCGCTGGGCGCGGACGGCGAGTATTACAACATCAACGCCGACCAGATGGCGGCGGCGTGCGCGGTGGCGTGCCAGGCAGCGCGGTTGGCGTTCTTGACCGACGTGAACGGGGTCCTGGACGCGTACCGGTGCGTCATTCGTGTGCTGCCGGCGCACAATATCGCGGTACTGCGGGAGGCGGGGGTCATCACCGGCGGCATGCTGCCGAAGCTGGAAGCGTGCGAGCGCGCGCTGGCCGGCGGCGTCGCTTCGGTGCACATCCTGCCGGGCGCGCAGATGGAAGCGCTCAACCAGTTTGCGAGGGGTGAAATCCAGGTGGGAACGGAGTTGATCGCGTGA